The following coding sequences are from one Prosthecobacter vanneervenii window:
- a CDS encoding ThuA domain-containing protein has protein sequence MKFILLCFALLTCAASAANIVIMTVEDPNNYEAPRTMREFAEKELRPLGHQVTIIEGDKPQPHHFAGLVEALKEADLLVLFSRRRFPPKEQMAAIRAHLAAGKPLLGIRTANHAFIPKPKEVVDPGLEPWPDFTHEVLGGENAGYETKGLPYSVRVLDGVKTPLLEGVNVANIQGYQSLYKVLPLAADATPILIGTAQAGATTPPQPVAWTRSYGSGKARIFYTSLGAPEDMRSADLQRLLRNAVEWTLKK, from the coding sequence ATGAAATTCATTCTGCTCTGCTTCGCGCTGCTTACCTGTGCCGCATCTGCTGCCAACATCGTCATCATGACGGTGGAAGATCCCAACAACTACGAGGCTCCGCGCACGATGCGTGAATTTGCGGAGAAGGAGCTGCGGCCGCTCGGGCATCAAGTCACAATCATTGAAGGGGACAAGCCGCAGCCGCATCACTTTGCTGGACTTGTCGAAGCGCTGAAAGAGGCGGATCTGCTGGTGCTCTTCTCGCGCCGTCGTTTCCCACCGAAGGAGCAGATGGCGGCCATTCGGGCGCATCTGGCTGCTGGCAAGCCCTTGCTCGGCATACGAACGGCGAATCATGCCTTCATACCCAAGCCCAAGGAAGTCGTGGACCCTGGTCTGGAGCCATGGCCTGACTTTACTCATGAAGTGCTGGGTGGTGAAAATGCGGGCTATGAAACCAAGGGGCTGCCCTACAGCGTCAGAGTGCTTGATGGAGTCAAGACGCCTCTTCTTGAAGGGGTGAATGTGGCGAACATCCAGGGCTATCAGTCACTCTATAAAGTGCTGCCGCTGGCCGCTGACGCCACGCCGATTCTCATTGGCACTGCACAGGCTGGAGCCACCACGCCGCCTCAGCCGGTGGCATGGACGCGCAGCTATGGCAGCGGAAAAGCGCGCATCTTTTACACCAGCCTCGGTGCCCCGGAGGACATGCGCAGCGCCGATCTGCAGCGCCTGCTGCGCAATGCCGTGGAGTGGACTTTGAAAAAATAG
- a CDS encoding CBS domain-containing protein has product MEIPTAAKTLLEHKGRDIWTISPKATVYQAIQMMSEKNIGALPVVEGNRLVGIISERDYMSKVALHGKSSKETPVGEIMTRDPVTVGPAQTVSECMEIITEHRVRHLPVLDGDELLGIVSIGDLVK; this is encoded by the coding sequence GTGGAAATTCCAACCGCTGCGAAGACACTGCTGGAGCACAAAGGCCGGGACATCTGGACCATCTCGCCAAAAGCCACCGTCTATCAGGCCATCCAGATGATGTCTGAGAAAAACATCGGCGCCCTGCCGGTGGTGGAAGGCAACCGGCTGGTCGGCATCATTTCAGAACGAGATTACATGAGCAAGGTGGCGCTTCATGGCAAATCCTCCAAAGAAACCCCGGTGGGAGAAATCATGACGCGTGATCCGGTGACCGTGGGGCCTGCTCAAACCGTTTCGGAATGCATGGAGATCATCACGGAGCATCGCGTCAGACACCTTCCGGTCCTGGATGGAGATGAACTGCTTGGCATTGTTTCCATCGGCGACCTTGTGAAGTAG
- a CDS encoding Gfo/Idh/MocA family protein: MSTQPTPLSRRRFVGAAGLVAGSMITRPLFGQNAPSNKLNVALIGVWGRGLAHYDSIAEENVVALCDINEARFPDALKRFPNATTYIDWRKCLDHKGLDAVVVCTPDHTHAFIANWALKRNLHCYCEKPLAITVDEARTVRATWETKKGKLATQVGMQRHANPNFNRVRELIRDGAIGELKAAYAWGNRQIPRPGYFPEEGQPPKGFHYDLWLGPSPFHPYNPAYFSGGAGANCLSWNMFWDFGAGQIGDMGSHTMDLLWNAVDGGLPTSAEAKGDAYNSDVTPVKCESHFELPANDWRGPITVAWYQGGAMPSSPKKHIDLTQIGHGAMFKGTKGFLIADFDSRLILPYGNDADMSYYKPRKKEDMLPDIGHFQKQWFDACRDPSKPTACNFGYSADMIEMMLLGLVAYRTGKKIQYDGKTGKSPDTPEANAFMKKEYRPGWNIDG, from the coding sequence ATGAGCACCCAACCCACGCCCCTCTCCCGCCGTCGTTTCGTCGGTGCCGCCGGTCTCGTCGCCGGCAGCATGATCACCCGCCCGCTGTTCGGTCAGAACGCCCCCAGCAACAAGCTCAACGTCGCCCTGATCGGCGTGTGGGGGCGTGGCCTGGCGCATTACGACTCCATTGCGGAGGAAAACGTGGTGGCGCTGTGCGACATCAACGAAGCACGCTTTCCCGATGCGCTAAAGCGTTTCCCGAATGCCACGACGTACATCGACTGGCGCAAGTGCCTGGATCATAAAGGCCTTGATGCTGTGGTCGTTTGCACGCCGGACCATACGCATGCGTTCATTGCCAACTGGGCGCTGAAGCGGAACCTGCACTGCTACTGCGAAAAGCCGCTGGCCATCACCGTGGATGAAGCACGCACCGTGCGCGCCACATGGGAGACAAAGAAGGGCAAGCTGGCCACCCAGGTGGGCATGCAGCGGCATGCCAATCCGAATTTCAACCGCGTCCGCGAACTCATTCGCGACGGCGCCATCGGCGAGCTGAAGGCCGCCTACGCCTGGGGCAACCGCCAGATTCCCAGGCCGGGTTATTTCCCCGAGGAAGGCCAGCCGCCGAAGGGATTCCACTACGACCTGTGGCTAGGCCCCTCGCCGTTCCATCCGTACAACCCAGCCTACTTCTCCGGTGGAGCAGGCGCGAACTGCCTTTCCTGGAACATGTTCTGGGATTTCGGTGCAGGTCAGATCGGCGACATGGGCAGCCACACCATGGACCTGCTGTGGAATGCCGTGGACGGCGGACTGCCAACCTCTGCCGAAGCGAAGGGAGATGCCTACAACTCCGACGTGACGCCGGTGAAATGCGAATCCCACTTTGAGCTGCCCGCCAACGACTGGCGTGGACCCATCACCGTGGCCTGGTATCAGGGCGGCGCGATGCCGAGCTCGCCGAAGAAGCACATTGATCTCACGCAGATTGGTCATGGCGCGATGTTCAAAGGCACCAAGGGCTTCCTCATCGCCGACTTCGACTCCCGCCTCATCCTGCCCTATGGCAATGATGCGGACATGAGCTACTACAAGCCGCGCAAGAAAGAGGATATGCTGCCTGACATCGGCCACTTCCAGAAGCAGTGGTTCGACGCCTGCCGTGACCCCAGCAAGCCCACCGCCTGCAACTTCGGCTACAGCGCCGACATGATCGAGATGATGCTCCTCGGTCTCGTGGCCTACCGTACCGGCAAGAAGATCCAGTATGACGGCAAGACCGGCAAAAGCCCCGACACACCCGAAGCGAACGCCTTCATGAAGAAGGAATACCGACCCGGCTGGAATATCGACGGCTGA